The following are encoded together in the Rhodopirellula bahusiensis genome:
- a CDS encoding DUF1573 domain-containing protein: MKTFLACLIVAGIGATIAYNINESNYGRYEPHFGPIDFEGETTAANAMAALKKEWSEDIPKVELPDGNEHDFGIMQPEEEGEHVFAVKNVGDAPLTLKIGASTCKCTVGTLENESLAPGEETEVKMTWTVKTNDSTFGQSAELRTNDPTQVAIRFEITGKVVRQVQLVPETLTFKEVASGEPIELELKVYSYMGDEIELGQPKFTSDEMNELAEFEVTPMEIEEEDTEHAEATQAFVVKATVAPGLEQGPVSQNLVMPFSKVGEETVDASADANPDEEGEGGKTIVAAVTGRIVGVLSMLESNKLKGVTGGGYIYDFGKITETGPQTAKAFVVLKGPERDKTNLSVGKVTPEGVVEAKLNDPIQNGSMSLYSLEFTLTPGDEKIDRLGMNREDYGLVTILSDNPNVPSMKLRLKFSLPAR; encoded by the coding sequence ATGAAAACGTTTCTCGCCTGTTTGATCGTTGCCGGAATCGGTGCCACGATTGCTTACAACATCAACGAATCCAACTACGGCCGCTACGAGCCACATTTTGGGCCCATCGATTTCGAAGGGGAAACCACGGCCGCCAACGCGATGGCGGCGTTGAAAAAGGAATGGAGTGAGGACATTCCGAAAGTCGAATTGCCTGACGGCAATGAGCACGACTTTGGGATCATGCAGCCGGAAGAAGAGGGCGAGCACGTCTTCGCGGTGAAAAACGTGGGCGACGCTCCGCTGACGCTGAAAATCGGTGCGTCGACTTGCAAATGCACGGTTGGAACGCTCGAAAACGAAAGTCTGGCGCCCGGCGAAGAAACCGAAGTCAAAATGACTTGGACGGTCAAAACCAACGACAGCACCTTTGGCCAATCGGCCGAACTTCGAACGAACGATCCCACTCAAGTGGCAATTCGGTTTGAAATCACCGGCAAAGTCGTTCGCCAGGTTCAGCTGGTGCCTGAAACATTGACTTTCAAGGAAGTGGCCTCGGGCGAGCCTATCGAGTTGGAATTGAAGGTTTACAGCTACATGGGCGATGAAATCGAACTGGGCCAGCCAAAATTCACCAGCGACGAAATGAACGAACTGGCTGAGTTTGAAGTCACTCCGATGGAAATCGAAGAGGAAGACACGGAACACGCCGAAGCCACCCAGGCTTTCGTGGTCAAAGCCACCGTTGCTCCTGGATTGGAACAAGGTCCGGTGAGCCAAAACTTGGTGATGCCGTTCAGCAAGGTCGGCGAAGAAACCGTTGACGCGTCGGCCGATGCGAATCCAGATGAAGAGGGTGAGGGCGGCAAGACGATCGTCGCAGCGGTGACGGGCCGGATTGTTGGTGTACTCAGCATGTTGGAGAGCAACAAGCTGAAAGGCGTCACTGGCGGGGGGTACATCTATGACTTCGGTAAGATCACCGAGACTGGGCCCCAAACTGCGAAAGCCTTTGTTGTTTTAAAAGGACCGGAACGCGACAAGACGAATTTGTCGGTTGGCAAGGTTACTCCCGAAGGTGTCGTGGAAGCCAAGCTGAATGACCCGATCCAAAACGGCTCGATGTCCCTTTACAGCTTGGAGTTCACATTGACTCCTGGTGACGAAAAAATCGATCGATTGGGTATGAACCGAGAAGACTATGGATTGGTGACGATTTTGTCCGATAACCCCAATGTGCCTTCCATGAAATTACGGCTGAAATTTTCGCTGCCGGCGCGTTAA
- a CDS encoding O-antigen ligase family protein has protein sequence MNRKRRPGSPKQAADREAPERSTVESPATSKRSPFAPVGSSGMTPVVLAAFATLMMWAFYHPSDSTDVEQGGALGWCLSALVTAAAVQMLRVGHAYSFSEREPRAPLDQKWHWLVDGIVGLLAVWIGYSAIAQLQVGTSSIDGAWAIGGDWRAASNEAWVWIVGAVWFGVLRRSLRGGAHQSALLGLIVVGGVLLATHALHQVHVSLPQTLREYNADPDRVLAEVGISAPEGSNARMIFENRLRDGGPTATFALANTLAGLLAMALVVVIAVSLRVLGNTFPRFVVRFRLKNGDADKAKLDAKDEAESSSENRGSPSREHLAALIGLVVVASILMLALKDTQSRAGMLSVLIVGGCVLLDFIWATPFGRRAVAAMSLVIAAMFAALPLAARGWFGTGWIGLLPESVRYRFQYWDATWRLVEHSPWTGAGPGNYQQAYHRFRLLESHEIIADPHHFVAETLGAGGLPAGLLLFVLLAVAAWMFWRVENRAAGLSVAEPTEVVVESQRQTGLSRWSVPVGAAVGWLAVWVLGIRYQDLPDFDAHLIAVPLACAVGWLWWFGLANENSAENSGSATARADSTMKTGWDVRRLACFALMAGLLHLSFSGGWTVPGIAVVLWTLAAIVLSPEVASPAATLSGETQGATNLLATKRLAAVAMATVTVVAAVALWMVSYRPVAEAKQWMADADVQIRRGNLAGVEKLCERAMAADPHAFDPAMFRLHAVQQAWLQRVAANGAAMGESSRFKDALQDAIQRAGNDPSRLQAIGELVLHRYQVGGDAEALGQASAIYDRCGSLSPMHQGIAAQRAVIAKAEGGTEETIRELAEKAVELAEAGGVVTRKLSLQFVLVVRPIGRSAIQQPVRQSAQEAMDALRL, from the coding sequence GTGAATCGCAAACGTAGGCCCGGATCGCCGAAGCAAGCGGCCGACCGCGAAGCACCTGAGCGATCGACCGTCGAGTCTCCGGCGACTTCGAAGCGATCGCCTTTTGCACCGGTCGGATCAAGCGGCATGACGCCGGTCGTTCTAGCGGCGTTTGCAACGCTGATGATGTGGGCGTTCTACCATCCGTCCGACTCGACGGACGTGGAACAAGGAGGTGCCTTGGGGTGGTGTTTGTCGGCGCTGGTGACCGCGGCGGCCGTGCAGATGTTGCGGGTCGGGCATGCGTACTCATTCAGCGAACGTGAACCACGAGCACCGCTGGATCAGAAGTGGCATTGGTTGGTCGATGGCATCGTCGGTTTGCTGGCGGTGTGGATTGGATACTCGGCGATTGCGCAGTTGCAGGTCGGGACCAGCTCCATCGATGGGGCTTGGGCGATTGGAGGCGACTGGCGAGCGGCCAGCAACGAAGCTTGGGTCTGGATCGTTGGTGCGGTTTGGTTCGGCGTCCTGCGGCGGTCGCTGCGGGGCGGAGCACATCAATCGGCTTTGTTGGGATTGATCGTTGTCGGTGGTGTTTTGCTGGCAACACACGCTCTGCATCAAGTGCATGTTTCGCTGCCACAAACATTGCGGGAATACAACGCCGATCCAGATCGAGTGTTGGCGGAAGTCGGAATCAGTGCACCAGAAGGTTCCAACGCTCGGATGATCTTCGAGAATCGTTTGCGAGACGGTGGCCCGACGGCGACGTTTGCTTTGGCGAACACGTTGGCAGGTTTGTTGGCGATGGCTTTGGTGGTTGTGATCGCTGTATCGCTTCGAGTCTTGGGCAACACATTCCCTCGTTTCGTTGTTCGTTTTCGTTTGAAAAACGGTGACGCGGACAAGGCGAAGCTCGACGCGAAAGACGAGGCGGAGTCATCGAGCGAAAATCGCGGCAGTCCGTCGAGAGAACACCTCGCGGCGTTGATCGGTTTGGTGGTCGTTGCCTCGATCTTGATGCTGGCTTTGAAGGACACGCAGAGCCGAGCGGGAATGTTGTCAGTGCTGATCGTAGGTGGCTGCGTCTTACTTGATTTCATCTGGGCAACGCCCTTTGGACGCCGGGCCGTTGCTGCGATGTCGCTTGTCATCGCAGCGATGTTCGCTGCATTGCCGTTGGCTGCCCGAGGTTGGTTTGGAACCGGCTGGATCGGATTGTTGCCTGAATCGGTGCGGTATCGTTTTCAGTATTGGGACGCGACCTGGAGGCTGGTCGAGCATTCACCTTGGACGGGGGCCGGTCCGGGGAACTACCAACAGGCCTACCATCGTTTTAGATTGCTCGAGTCGCACGAGATCATTGCGGACCCACATCACTTCGTCGCCGAGACGTTGGGTGCAGGCGGATTGCCTGCCGGCCTTTTGCTGTTCGTTTTGTTGGCGGTTGCAGCATGGATGTTTTGGCGTGTCGAAAACCGAGCGGCCGGCCTATCAGTTGCCGAACCAACGGAGGTCGTCGTCGAGTCTCAACGGCAGACGGGCTTGTCTCGTTGGAGTGTCCCGGTTGGTGCTGCCGTTGGTTGGTTGGCTGTTTGGGTTCTTGGAATTCGCTATCAAGACTTGCCCGATTTTGACGCTCACCTGATCGCGGTTCCGTTGGCTTGTGCAGTTGGATGGTTGTGGTGGTTTGGGTTGGCGAACGAAAACTCGGCGGAGAATTCAGGTTCCGCCACCGCGAGAGCTGACTCGACGATGAAGACCGGTTGGGACGTTCGGCGTCTGGCCTGCTTCGCTCTGATGGCGGGTTTGTTGCACCTCAGCTTTTCTGGCGGATGGACTGTCCCTGGAATCGCGGTGGTGTTGTGGACGTTGGCCGCAATTGTGCTTTCACCAGAGGTCGCATCGCCTGCGGCCACATTGTCCGGTGAAACGCAAGGAGCAACGAATTTGTTGGCTACCAAACGGCTGGCAGCCGTCGCGATGGCGACCGTAACCGTTGTCGCTGCGGTGGCTTTGTGGATGGTTTCGTATCGGCCCGTCGCGGAGGCGAAGCAGTGGATGGCGGATGCCGACGTTCAGATTCGGCGAGGAAATTTGGCCGGGGTGGAGAAACTGTGCGAACGGGCGATGGCGGCGGACCCGCACGCGTTTGATCCTGCGATGTTCCGGTTGCACGCGGTCCAGCAAGCCTGGTTGCAACGCGTCGCAGCGAATGGGGCGGCCATGGGTGAGAGCTCGCGATTCAAAGATGCTTTGCAAGACGCGATCCAGCGAGCCGGTAACGATCCGTCGCGATTGCAGGCAATTGGCGAGTTGGTCCTGCATCGTTATCAAGTCGGGGGCGACGCCGAGGCACTCGGGCAGGCTAGTGCGATCTATGATCGATGCGGGTCGCTCAGCCCGATGCATCAGGGAATCGCAGCTCAACGGGCGGTGATCGCGAAAGCGGAGGGGGGAACCGAGGAAACCATTCGCGAATTGGCTGAGAAAGCTGTCGAGTTGGCGGAAGCTGGCGGGGTGGTCACGCGTAAATTGTCGCTGCAATTTGTGCTGGTTGTGCGGCCAATTGGGCGGTCTGCGATCCAGCAACCTGTCCGGCAGTCGGCTCAGGAAGCGATGGACGCTTTAAGACTGTGA
- a CDS encoding MraY family glycosyltransferase: protein MSATIGLVLMAAGLAAVFSWLILFPIRKFAAQLGLLDRPGGHSSHTVPTPLGGGLGIYFGILATVALATLAAALLNDPESVPAWVTSLRELTSPSIAPAGWWDAAMLHAPGVWSRCGDVWWLILAGTILVALGLADDRFGLPVGFRLGVQFGIAAAIVWGLNIELSLFIDGGWLTKLMSVVWIVAVINSFNMLDNMDTLSSGVAAIIAFSMALVMLTIPDPGTDRPQLLVASLLLVVAGALIGFLFHNRPPAKIFMGDGGSYLVGFLIAVGMLMATFAAGDSGDESGSGWIGSRPHAVLAPLCAMAVPLYDMTTVIWIRIRQGRSPFQGDHSHLSHRLVDLGLSRTGAVATIHLITATCGLSALLLTHVGIWQAIAVLGIVMCLLTLVGILESTQWRRPDK, encoded by the coding sequence ATGTCGGCAACGATCGGACTCGTGCTCATGGCCGCAGGATTGGCGGCCGTTTTCAGTTGGTTGATTTTGTTCCCGATCCGAAAGTTCGCCGCGCAGCTTGGGTTGCTGGATCGCCCTGGAGGCCACAGCAGCCACACCGTGCCGACGCCGCTCGGCGGTGGATTGGGGATTTACTTTGGAATCCTGGCAACGGTTGCGCTTGCCACCTTGGCCGCAGCTTTATTGAACGACCCCGAATCGGTGCCGGCTTGGGTCACGTCGCTTCGTGAGTTGACTTCGCCATCGATCGCGCCGGCGGGTTGGTGGGACGCGGCCATGTTGCATGCTCCCGGTGTTTGGTCTCGCTGCGGTGATGTGTGGTGGTTGATCTTGGCGGGCACGATTTTGGTCGCTTTGGGTTTGGCGGATGACCGGTTTGGATTGCCTGTCGGATTCCGCTTGGGCGTCCAGTTCGGAATTGCCGCCGCGATTGTTTGGGGATTGAACATCGAGTTGTCGCTGTTCATCGACGGCGGATGGCTGACGAAGTTGATGTCGGTTGTCTGGATTGTTGCCGTGATCAACTCGTTCAACATGCTCGACAACATGGACACACTGTCCTCGGGAGTGGCAGCCATCATCGCGTTTTCGATGGCGCTTGTGATGCTGACGATTCCCGATCCTGGAACGGACCGACCTCAGTTGCTGGTGGCTTCCTTGTTATTGGTTGTCGCGGGCGCGTTGATAGGCTTTCTCTTCCACAATCGTCCGCCAGCGAAAATTTTCATGGGTGACGGAGGCAGTTATCTGGTTGGGTTTCTGATTGCGGTGGGAATGTTGATGGCTACTTTCGCGGCCGGTGATTCGGGAGACGAGTCAGGATCGGGATGGATCGGAAGTCGTCCCCATGCGGTCTTGGCGCCTTTGTGTGCGATGGCGGTGCCGCTGTATGACATGACAACTGTGATTTGGATCCGCATTCGACAAGGTCGCAGCCCCTTTCAAGGCGACCACAGCCACCTGTCCCATCGTTTGGTCGATTTGGGACTTTCGCGAACCGGAGCGGTGGCGACCATTCACTTGATCACCGCGACCTGTGGTCTTTCCGCTTTGCTTCTAACGCACGTGGGAATTTGGCAAGCGATCGCGGTGCTGGGCATCGTGATGTGTTTGCTCACGTTGGTCGGGATCTTGGAATCCACGCAGTGGCGGCGGCCGGACAAGTGA